One genomic segment of Myxocyprinus asiaticus isolate MX2 ecotype Aquarium Trade chromosome 14, UBuf_Myxa_2, whole genome shotgun sequence includes these proteins:
- the LOC127452068 gene encoding sphingosine 1-phosphate receptor 1-like, with the protein MEFSYADSAAVAPTLPLMTPSPGYLLRMFREYQSNAVIMAHYNFTGKLKENKYRDGLKPEAIVFLIICLLIVVENAIVLVAIWKNKKFHMPMYYLLGNLTLSDLLAGFTYMVNIVTSGANTLKMTPVLWFLREGGVFITLSASVISLLAIAIERHVTMVRMKPYQGAKRGRMFGLIAASWVLSVLLGVLPIMGWNCMGNLDTCSTVLPLYAKSFILFCITVFTLVLLAIVVLYVRIFHIVKSNTQRLGCAPQRKGLAKKSQKYLALLKTVTIVLGVFIACWLPLFVLLLLDFCCPAERCEVLFKADYFLGIAMINSLLNPIIYTLTSKDIRRAILRLVCSYCLLTKDGQMKKFGINFLDCSTSKNELPSHRLEGLETTVSSGNFSPSTIKAIYPKMFKS; encoded by the coding sequence ATGGAATTTTCATATGCTGACAGTGCTGCTGTTGCTCCAACACTGCCTCTGATGACCCCCTCTCCAGGCTACCTGCTCAGAATGTTCCGGGAGTATCAGAGCAATGCAGTCATCATGGCCCATTACAACTTCACTGGAAAACTGAAAGAGAACAAGTACCGGGATGGACTGAAACCTGAGGCCATTGTGTTTCTCATAATCTGTCTTCTCATTGTGGTGGAAAATGCCATCGTTCTGGTGGcaatttggaaaaacaaaaaatttcacATGCCCATGTACTACTTGCTGGGCAACTTGACTCTTTCAGACTTGTTAGCAGGCTTCACCTACATGGTAAACATAGTGACATCAGGGGCAAATACTCTCAAAATGACTCCAGTACTGTGGTTTCTCAGGGAAGGTGGCGTGTTTATCACTCTTTCTGCATCCGTCATCAGCCTTCTTGCCATTGCCATTGAGCGCCATGTCACGATGGTCCGGATGAAGCCATACCAAGGGGCCAAGCGTGGGCGAATGTTCGGTTTGATTGCCGCAAGTTGGGTTCTGTCGGTTTTACTGGGCGTGCTCCCCATCATGGGTTGGAACTGCATGGGAAACCTGGACACGTGTTCCACTGTCCTGCCTCTTTACGCCAAGAGCTTCATTCTCTTCTGCATTACTGTGTTCACTCTGGTCCTTCTAGCCATCGTGGTGCTCTACGTACGTATCTTCCACATAGTGAAGTCCAATACGCAACGGTTAGGCTGTGCTCCACAGCGCAAAGGTCTGGCAAAGAAGTCCCAAAAGTATCTGGCTCTGCTGAAGACGGTCACCATTGTTCTTGGAGTCTTCATTGCCTGCTGGCTGCCTCTCTTTGTGCTTCTTCTGCTGGACTTCTGCTGTCCTGCTGAAAGGTGTGAGGTGCTGTTCAAGGCAGATTACTTCCTGGGCATCGCCATGATCAATTCACTTCTAAACCCCATCATTTATACCCTAACTAGTAAAGATATTCGAAGAGCAATACTGAGACTGGTCTGCAGCTATTGTCTGCTGACAAAAGATGGACAGatgaagaagtttggaataaatTTCCTGGACTGTAGCACAAGTAAGAATGAGTTGCCGTCACACAGGCTGGAGGGCTTGGAGACAACCGTCTCCTCTGGTAACTTTTCACCATCCACTATTAAAGCAATCTACCCAAAGATGTTCAAGAGCTGA